From one Citrobacter sp. Marseille-Q6884 genomic stretch:
- a CDS encoding YdcF family protein, whose amino-acid sequence MRPFPSLSVTTLEAINTVGRWLAQNDIGEEIAVPSDCVILAGNAVIPTIDAACRLAKEQQVPLLISGGIGHSTTFLYAAIAQHPRYNTIRTTGRAEAAILADIAHQFWQIPGEKIWVEDQSTNCGENARFSCALLRQATETIRTAIVVQDPTMQRRTMVTFHRVTRDDPHAPTWISFPGFTPELALSDDGVDFVPTTEGLWSVDRYLSLITGELPRLRDDETGYGPRGRDFIVHVDIPQNVQDAWQHLQGDTALMDLMQSRSL is encoded by the coding sequence ATGAGACCGTTTCCGTCGCTTTCCGTTACTACTCTTGAGGCGATAAACACTGTGGGGCGATGGCTGGCCCAGAATGATATCGGTGAAGAGATTGCCGTTCCGTCGGATTGTGTGATTCTGGCGGGAAACGCGGTGATCCCGACAATCGACGCGGCGTGTCGGCTGGCGAAAGAACAGCAGGTTCCATTGCTGATCAGCGGTGGTATCGGCCATTCCACGACATTCTTGTATGCTGCTATAGCTCAGCATCCACGTTACAACACGATCCGCACCACCGGACGCGCGGAAGCCGCGATTCTTGCTGATATCGCTCACCAGTTCTGGCAAATTCCGGGTGAAAAAATTTGGGTGGAAGATCAATCAACAAACTGCGGGGAGAACGCCAGGTTTAGCTGTGCGTTACTGCGTCAGGCGACTGAAACCATACGCACCGCTATTGTGGTGCAGGATCCCACTATGCAGCGGCGTACGATGGTGACCTTTCACAGGGTCACACGCGATGATCCGCATGCTCCGACCTGGATAAGCTTCCCCGGTTTTACCCCGGAACTGGCTCTGTCAGACGACGGCGTGGATTTTGTGCCAACGACAGAGGGATTGTGGTCGGTTGATCGTTATCTTTCCCTGATTACCGGTGAGCTTCCGCGTCTGCGCGATGATGAAACAGGCTATGGCCCTCGTGGTCGTGATTTTATCGTGCATGTCGACATCCCGCAGAATGTGCAGGATGCCTGGCAGCATCTGCAAGGCGACACCGCGTTGATGGATTTAATGCAGAGCCGTTCCCTGTAA
- the aldA gene encoding aldehyde dehydrogenase: MSVPVQHPMYIDGQFVTWHDDAWIDVINPATEEVISRIPDGRADDARKAIDAAQRAQPEWEALPAIERANWLRKISAGIRERASEISALIVAEGGKIQQLAEVEVAFTADYIDYMAEWARRYEGEILQSDRPGENILLFKRALGVTTGILPWNFPFFLIARKLAPALLTGNTIVIKPSEFTPNNAIAFAKIVDDIGLPRGVFNLVLGRGETVGQELAGNPKVAMVSMTGSVAAGEKIMTAAAKNITRVCLELGGKAPAIVMDDADLELAVKAIVDSRVINTGQVCNCAERVYVQKGIYDSFVNRLGEAMKAVQFGNPAERNDIAMGPLINAAALARVEEKVARAVQQGARIALGGKAAEGKGYYYPPTLLLDVRQDMAIMHEETFGPVLPVVAFETLDEALAMANDSDYGLTSSIYTQNLNMAMKAIKGLKFGETYINRENFEAMQGFHAGWRKSGIGGADGKHGLNEYLQTQVVYLQS, from the coding sequence ATGTCAGTACCCGTACAACATCCTATGTATATCGATGGGCAGTTTGTGACCTGGCACGACGATGCCTGGATTGATGTGATCAACCCGGCGACGGAAGAGGTGATTTCCCGCATTCCCGATGGACGAGCTGACGATGCGCGTAAAGCCATCGATGCGGCGCAGCGTGCCCAACCTGAATGGGAAGCGCTGCCAGCCATTGAGCGTGCGAACTGGTTACGCAAAATTTCTGCGGGCATTCGTGAACGCGCCAGCGAGATCAGCGCGCTGATTGTGGCTGAAGGTGGAAAAATCCAGCAACTGGCAGAGGTTGAGGTCGCGTTTACCGCTGATTATATCGATTATATGGCGGAGTGGGCGCGTCGTTACGAGGGCGAAATCCTGCAAAGCGATCGTCCTGGTGAGAATATCCTGCTGTTTAAGCGCGCACTGGGCGTTACGACAGGCATTCTACCGTGGAACTTTCCGTTTTTCCTCATCGCCCGCAAGCTGGCGCCCGCCTTGTTGACGGGCAATACCATTGTGATTAAGCCGAGTGAATTTACGCCGAATAACGCCATCGCCTTCGCCAAAATTGTTGATGATATCGGCCTGCCGCGCGGCGTATTTAACCTGGTACTGGGCCGAGGAGAAACGGTCGGTCAGGAGCTGGCCGGAAACCCGAAGGTGGCGATGGTCAGTATGACCGGGAGTGTGGCTGCGGGTGAAAAAATCATGACGGCAGCAGCAAAAAATATCACCAGGGTATGTCTGGAATTAGGGGGGAAAGCCCCGGCAATCGTCATGGATGATGCGGATCTCGAGCTGGCGGTCAAAGCGATTGTTGATTCGCGGGTCATTAATACCGGGCAGGTGTGTAACTGCGCTGAGCGCGTTTACGTTCAAAAAGGGATCTATGATTCGTTCGTCAATCGCCTGGGCGAGGCGATGAAAGCCGTTCAGTTTGGTAATCCGGCTGAACGTAATGATATCGCGATGGGACCGTTGATTAACGCGGCAGCGCTGGCGCGCGTCGAGGAGAAAGTTGCCCGCGCCGTGCAGCAAGGGGCTCGTATAGCGCTTGGCGGTAAAGCGGCAGAAGGTAAAGGCTATTATTATCCGCCAACCTTACTGCTGGATGTTCGCCAGGACATGGCGATTATGCACGAAGAGACATTTGGTCCGGTACTGCCCGTGGTGGCGTTCGAAACCCTCGATGAAGCGCTGGCGATGGCCAATGACAGTGACTACGGGCTGACCTCATCGATTTACACGCAAAACCTGAACATGGCAATGAAAGCGATTAAAGGGCTGAAGTTTGGCGAAACGTATATTAATCGTGAAAACTTCGAGGCGATGCAGGGCTTTCATGCCGGCTGGCGTAAATCCGGGATTGGCGGCGCAGACGGTAAACACGGTTTGAATGAGTACCTGCAAACGCAGGTGGTTTATCTGCAATCCTGA
- the gap gene encoding type I glyceraldehyde-3-phosphate dehydrogenase produces MSKIGINGFGRIGRLVLRRLLEVKSNVDVVAINDLTSPKILAYLLKHDSNYGPFPWSIDFTEDALIVDGKKIAVYAEKEAKNIPWKTSGADIIIECTGFYTSSEKASAHLDAGAKKVLISAPAGDMKTIVFNVNDDTLDASDQIVSVASCTTNCLAPMAKALHDSFGIQLGTMTTIHAYTGTQSLVDGPRGKDLRASRAAAENIIPHTTGAAKAIGLVIPALSGKLKGHAQRVPVKTGSVTELVSILGKKVTAEEVNNALKQATLNNASFGYTDEEIVSSDIIGSHFGSVFDATQTEITEVGDLQLVKTVAWYDNEYGFVTQLIRTLEKFIKL; encoded by the coding sequence ATGAGTAAAATTGGCATTAACGGTTTTGGTCGTATCGGTCGTCTGGTATTGCGTCGACTACTGGAAGTAAAAAGCAACGTGGACGTCGTCGCCATCAACGATCTCACCTCCCCGAAGATCCTCGCCTATCTGTTAAAACACGATTCAAACTACGGGCCATTCCCCTGGAGCATCGACTTTACCGAAGATGCGCTGATAGTTGATGGCAAAAAGATTGCTGTTTACGCGGAGAAAGAGGCAAAAAATATCCCGTGGAAAACGTCAGGTGCGGACATTATTATCGAATGCACCGGCTTTTATACGTCGAGCGAAAAAGCCAGCGCGCACCTGGATGCGGGAGCCAAAAAAGTCTTGATCTCCGCCCCTGCCGGGGACATGAAAACAATTGTTTTTAACGTGAATGATGACACGCTGGATGCCAGTGACCAGATTGTCTCAGTCGCATCGTGCACCACTAACTGCCTGGCCCCCATGGCGAAAGCGCTGCACGACAGCTTTGGTATTCAGCTTGGTACTATGACCACCATTCATGCTTACACAGGTACACAGTCACTGGTGGATGGCCCGCGCGGGAAAGATCTACGGGCATCGCGGGCAGCAGCGGAAAACATCATTCCCCATACCACCGGCGCGGCAAAAGCGATTGGCCTGGTCATCCCGGCATTGAGCGGGAAATTAAAAGGTCATGCCCAGCGTGTGCCGGTAAAAACCGGCTCGGTTACTGAACTGGTGTCTATTTTAGGCAAAAAAGTCACTGCCGAAGAGGTCAACAATGCCCTGAAACAGGCAACGCTGAATAATGCGTCATTTGGTTATACCGATGAGGAAATTGTCTCTTCAGATATTATTGGCTCCCATTTCGGGTCGGTATTTGATGCAACCCAAACGGAAATTACCGAGGTGGGCGATCTGCAACTGGTGAAAACTGTCGCCTGGTACGATAACGAATACGGTTTTGTGACCCAACTGATTCGGACACTGGAAAAATTTATCAAACTTTAA
- the cybB gene encoding cytochrome b561 translates to MGKKYSGLQIGIHWLVFLLVIVAYCAMEFRGFAPRSYRPWFNMVHVSCGITILTLMVVRLLLRLKYPTPPIVPKPKPMMTGMAHLGHLVIYLLFIALPVIGLVMMYNRGNPWIAFGLVMPHAAEANFELVDMLKSWHVTLANLGYVVIGLHAAAALAHHYFWKDNTLLRMMPRKRS, encoded by the coding sequence ATGGGGAAGAAGTATTCTGGCCTGCAAATCGGGATTCACTGGCTGGTCTTTTTGTTGGTCATCGTGGCCTACTGTGCGATGGAGTTCCGGGGTTTTGCGCCGCGAAGTTACCGTCCGTGGTTCAACATGGTTCATGTCTCCTGCGGCATAACGATTTTGACGTTGATGGTGGTGCGTCTGTTGCTCAGACTTAAATACCCGACACCGCCTATTGTGCCGAAACCCAAGCCGATGATGACCGGAATGGCGCATCTTGGGCATTTGGTTATCTATCTGCTGTTTATTGCGCTGCCTGTTATTGGCCTGGTGATGATGTACAATCGGGGCAATCCGTGGATAGCCTTTGGGCTCGTGATGCCCCATGCGGCAGAAGCCAACTTTGAACTGGTTGATATGCTAAAGTCCTGGCACGTGACGCTGGCTAACCTGGGGTATGTTGTGATTGGCCTGCATGCGGCCGCAGCCCTGGCGCATCACTATTTCTGGAAGGACAATACGCTACTGCGCATGATGCCGCGTAAGCGTTCATAA
- the arsR gene encoding transcriptional regulator, which produces MSPMSSLQLFKNLSDETRLAIVLLLREMGELCVCDLCTALEQSQPKISRHLAMLRESGLLLDRKQGKWVHYRLSPHIPSWAAQVIEQAWLSQQDDVQAIARKLASANCSGSGKAVCL; this is translated from the coding sequence ATGTCACCAATGTCATCCCTGCAGCTTTTCAAAAACCTCTCAGATGAAACCCGCCTGGCAATTGTCTTGCTGCTTCGGGAAATGGGGGAGTTGTGCGTGTGCGATCTTTGCACGGCGCTGGAACAGTCGCAGCCCAAAATCTCCCGTCACCTGGCAATGTTACGTGAAAGTGGATTATTGCTGGATCGCAAGCAGGGGAAGTGGGTGCATTACCGCTTGTCTCCACATATTCCTTCATGGGCAGCTCAGGTGATTGAGCAAGCCTGGTTAAGCCAACAGGACGACGTACAGGCCATCGCCCGTAAGCTGGCATCTGCAAACTGCTCTGGTAGCGGCAAGGCTGTTTGTCTCTAA
- the arsD gene encoding arsenite efflux transporter metallochaperone ArsD: MKTLTVFDPAMCCSTGVCGSDVDQVLVDFSADVQWLKGRGVQIERYNLAQQPMSFVQNEKVKAFLEASGAEGLPLLLLDGETVMAGRYPKRAELARWFGIPLEKVGVAPKSCCGGNTSCC; encoded by the coding sequence ATGAAAACGTTAACGGTGTTTGATCCTGCGATGTGCTGCAGTACCGGCGTCTGTGGTTCTGATGTCGATCAGGTACTGGTAGATTTTTCAGCTGATGTGCAATGGCTGAAAGGGCGTGGTGTTCAGATCGAACGCTACAATCTGGCGCAGCAACCGATGAGTTTCGTTCAGAACGAGAAAGTGAAAGCATTCCTTGAGGCTTCAGGAGCGGAAGGACTTCCGCTGTTATTGCTGGACGGTGAAACGGTAATGGCAGGGCGTTACCCAAAACGTGCTGAACTGGCGCGTTGGTTTGGTATACCGCTGGAAAAAGTCGGCGTCGCCCCGAAAAGCTGCTGCGGTGGCAATACATCCTGTTGTTGA
- the arsA gene encoding arsenical pump-driving ATPase, with protein MKFLQNLPPYLFFTGKGGVGKTSISCATAIRLVEQGKRVLLVSTDPASNVGQVFDQTIGNTILPVAAVPGLSALEIDPQAAAQQYRARIVDPIKGLLPADVVNSISEQLSGACTTEIAAFDEFTGLLTDNALLTRFDHIIFDTAPTGHTIRLLQLPGAWSSFIESHPDGASCLGPMAGLEKQREQYAHAVEALSDPERTRLVLVARLQKSTLQEVARTHEELATIGLKNQYLVINGVLPKTETENDILAAAIWQREQEALAHLPVGLAGLPTDTLFLQPVNMVGVPALRALLNAQPATTPLAETAIPNKPEHLSLSGLVEDIARSEHGLIMLMGKGGVGKTTMAAAIAIRLADLGFDVHLTTSDPAAHLNTTLNGSLNHLQVSRINPYEETERYRQHVLETKGRDLDEAGKRLLEEDLRSPCTEEIAVFQAFSRVIREAGKRFVVMDTAPTGHTLLLLDATGAYHREIARKMGDKGHFTTPMMQLQDPERTKVLLVTLPETTPVLEAANLQADLQRAGIHPWGWIINNTLSIADTHSPLLCQRAQHELAQIDAVKHQHANRMALVPLLASEPTGIEKLRTLVG; from the coding sequence ATGAAATTCTTACAAAACCTCCCGCCTTATCTGTTTTTTACCGGTAAGGGCGGTGTGGGTAAAACGTCAATTTCCTGCGCGACGGCGATTCGTCTGGTGGAGCAGGGGAAACGGGTTCTGCTGGTTAGCACCGATCCCGCCTCCAACGTCGGTCAGGTATTTGACCAGACTATCGGTAACACGATCCTTCCTGTGGCTGCCGTACCCGGCCTTTCAGCGCTGGAGATCGATCCGCAAGCTGCCGCCCAGCAATACCGCGCCAGAATTGTTGACCCGATCAAAGGACTCTTGCCTGCGGATGTCGTTAACAGTATCAGCGAGCAGCTTTCTGGCGCATGTACGACGGAAATCGCTGCGTTTGATGAGTTTACCGGCCTACTGACAGACAACGCTCTGCTGACCCGTTTTGACCACATCATTTTTGATACGGCTCCGACAGGCCACACGATCCGTCTCCTCCAGCTTCCGGGTGCCTGGAGCAGTTTCATTGAAAGTCATCCAGATGGCGCGTCGTGTCTCGGACCGATGGCAGGGCTGGAAAAGCAGCGCGAGCAATATGCTCATGCGGTTGAGGCATTATCTGATCCCGAACGTACGCGGCTGGTGCTGGTTGCGCGACTGCAAAAATCAACACTGCAGGAAGTCGCCAGAACGCATGAGGAACTGGCCACGATTGGTCTCAAAAATCAGTATCTGGTTATTAATGGTGTTCTGCCGAAAACCGAAACAGAAAACGACATCTTAGCTGCGGCAATTTGGCAGCGCGAGCAGGAGGCACTGGCACATCTGCCGGTAGGTTTGGCTGGGCTGCCGACAGACACGTTATTCCTTCAGCCAGTAAATATGGTTGGCGTACCCGCATTAAGAGCACTGCTTAATGCGCAACCTGCGACCACTCCGCTTGCTGAAACGGCCATTCCAAACAAACCAGAGCATCTGTCGCTTTCTGGCCTGGTCGAGGATATCGCTCGCAGTGAACACGGCCTGATTATGTTGATGGGGAAAGGTGGCGTCGGTAAAACCACCATGGCTGCCGCTATCGCCATCAGGCTGGCGGATTTGGGGTTTGATGTGCATCTCACGACCTCTGATCCCGCCGCGCACCTGAACACCACGCTTAATGGCAGCCTTAATCATCTGCAGGTGAGCAGGATCAACCCGTACGAGGAAACCGAACGCTATCGCCAGCATGTGCTTGAGACGAAGGGCAGAGATCTGGACGAAGCCGGCAAGCGACTGCTGGAAGAGGATTTACGTTCGCCGTGCACTGAAGAGATTGCCGTATTCCAGGCGTTCTCACGCGTGATTCGTGAAGCCGGTAAGCGGTTTGTGGTGATGGATACGGCGCCGACAGGGCATACGTTGTTATTGCTGGATGCAACCGGGGCTTACCATCGTGAGATCGCCCGGAAAATGGGGGATAAAGGTCATTTTACTACGCCGATGATGCAGCTTCAGGATCCTGAACGCACCAAAGTCTTACTGGTCACGTTACCGGAAACCACCCCTGTGCTGGAGGCGGCAAATCTGCAGGCTGATCTGCAACGTGCGGGGATTCATCCCTGGGGCTGGATTATCAATAACACGCTTTCCATTGCGGATACCCATTCGCCGCTGCTTTGTCAGCGTGCTCAGCATGAGTTGGCCCAGATTGACGCCGTTAAGCATCAACATGCTAATCGCATGGCGTTAGTTCCGTTACTGGCTTCAGAACCCACAGGCATCGAAAAACTCAGAACGCTGGTAGGGTGA
- a CDS encoding arsenic transporter, with translation MLLAGAIFVLTIILVIWQPKGLGIGWSATFGAILALISGVVHIADIPVVWNIVWNATATFIAVIIISLLLDESGFFEWAALHVSRWGKGRGRMLFTYIVLLGAAVAALFANDGAALILTPIVIAMLLALGFSKSTTLAFVMAAGFIADTASLPLIVSNLVNIVSADFFRLGFTEYASVMVPVDIAAIVATLVMLHLFFRKDIPPTYDLERLKEPVKAIKDPATFRTGWIVLILLLVGFFVLEPLGIPVSAIAAVGAAILFAVAKRGHAINTGKVLRGAPWQIVIFSLGMYLVVYGLRNAGLTEYLSGVLNLLADKGLWAATFGTGFLTAFLSSIMNNMPTVLVGALSIDGSTASGVIKEAMIYANVIGCDLGPKITPIGSLATLLWLHVLSQKNMTITWGYYFRTGIIMTLPVLFVTLAALALRLSITL, from the coding sequence ATGTTACTGGCAGGCGCAATTTTTGTCCTGACCATCATTTTGGTTATCTGGCAGCCGAAGGGATTAGGGATCGGTTGGAGCGCCACGTTCGGGGCGATACTGGCTCTGATTTCTGGCGTTGTGCATATCGCTGATATCCCCGTGGTATGGAATATCGTCTGGAATGCGACAGCCACCTTTATCGCCGTCATTATTATCAGTCTGCTTCTGGATGAATCTGGCTTTTTCGAATGGGCGGCGCTGCATGTTTCCCGCTGGGGCAAGGGTCGCGGCCGTATGCTGTTTACGTATATCGTTTTGCTCGGTGCAGCGGTGGCGGCGCTGTTCGCCAACGATGGCGCGGCACTTATTCTGACCCCGATTGTTATCGCCATGCTGCTGGCGCTGGGTTTCAGCAAGAGCACTACGTTAGCCTTCGTGATGGCCGCCGGGTTTATTGCGGATACGGCCAGTTTGCCGCTGATTGTCTCGAATCTGGTGAACATCGTTTCGGCCGATTTCTTCCGTCTGGGATTCACGGAATATGCGTCGGTAATGGTGCCGGTGGATATCGCCGCTATTGTCGCCACGCTGGTGATGTTGCATTTATTCTTCCGTAAAGACATTCCGCCGACCTATGACCTGGAACGTCTTAAGGAGCCGGTAAAAGCCATCAAGGATCCGGCAACGTTCAGAACCGGCTGGATCGTGTTGATTCTTCTGCTGGTTGGTTTTTTTGTTCTTGAGCCGCTTGGTATTCCGGTCAGCGCCATTGCGGCGGTTGGCGCAGCCATCCTGTTTGCAGTGGCGAAACGGGGTCATGCCATTAATACCGGTAAAGTCCTGCGTGGTGCGCCCTGGCAGATCGTTATCTTTTCGCTGGGCATGTACCTGGTGGTCTATGGACTGCGTAATGCCGGGTTAACAGAATACCTCTCTGGTGTGTTGAATCTGCTGGCCGATAAAGGCCTCTGGGCTGCGACATTTGGCACCGGATTCCTGACTGCATTCTTGTCTTCCATCATGAACAACATGCCTACCGTATTGGTGGGTGCGCTGTCGATCGATGGCAGTACGGCATCTGGCGTGATCAAAGAGGCGATGATTTATGCCAACGTCATTGGCTGCGATCTGGGCCCCAAAATTACGCCTATTGGCAGCCTGGCAACGCTGCTCTGGCTGCATGTCCTTTCACAGAAGAATATGACGATCACCTGGGGATATTATTTCCGTACCGGGATTATCATGACTCTGCCTGTGCTGTTTGTAACGCTGGCCGCGCTGGCGCTACGCCTCTCAATCACTTTGTAA
- the arsC gene encoding glutaredoxin-dependent arsenate reductase → MSNITIYHNPACGTSRNTLEMIRNSGVEPTVIHYLENPPSRDELVKLIAQMGITVRALLRKNVDPYEELSLADDKYTDDQLIDFMLQHPILINRPIVVTPLGTKLCRPSEVVLEILPDAQKGAFTKEDGEKVVDDAGKRLK, encoded by the coding sequence ATGAGCAACATTACGATTTATCACAACCCGGCCTGCGGCACGTCGCGTAATACGCTGGAGATGATCCGCAACAGCGGAGTCGAACCCACCGTGATTCATTATCTTGAGAACCCACCTTCACGCGACGAACTGGTCAAACTCATTGCGCAAATGGGGATCACCGTGCGGGCGCTGCTGCGTAAAAATGTTGATCCTTATGAGGAACTGAGCCTTGCAGACGATAAATATACGGACGATCAGCTCATCGACTTTATGTTGCAACATCCCATTTTGATTAACCGTCCGATTGTCGTGACGCCGTTAGGCACCAAACTGTGCCGTCCTTCAGAAGTTGTCCTGGAAATCCTGCCGGATGCACAGAAGGGGGCTTTCACCAAGGAAGACGGTGAGAAGGTGGTTGACGATGCAGGTAAACGACTGAAATAA